A section of the Paenibacillus odorifer genome encodes:
- a CDS encoding MFS transporter, translating to MEEQLAHDSKEGKLTANKPFMLLIAAQLVSNVGDWLHILALLTMVGFKWNATPWEITAISLCMAVPLLLGGPFAGYLSDRFNRKALMIGSDLARAGIVVCLVFAGSLWQVYVLLVAKGIMDVLFSPAKSGKLKELVPAAQMDKAMALSSSIEQITKIVGPALGGLLVAAFGIAACYVIDSATFILSAVILIGLPRAAALKKDAAEDSTGENGARKSFRQEMSAGLQVIVGMPVVLCGIAMLVLVLLMLQIGDSQIVTLFREIPGVNGDLLGWCVAASGLGTLLSALLVSRIGSGKHTLVFMGLGAVIMGVVFSSAGIVTAHGQAGLWMNIALFGSFMFAGVGAGLAFIPFNSMLQQRTPAEYTGRVFGTIGSLTSAAVILGPVAGGALVTASGPVPAFILSGTLTALLGVLLLMLRGKIERRDEAAIKREEGISATNNLELLGQTSL from the coding sequence ATGGAGGAACAGCTGGCTCATGATTCAAAAGAAGGAAAGCTGACGGCGAATAAGCCCTTTATGCTGCTTATTGCCGCACAGCTTGTATCGAATGTGGGAGACTGGTTGCATATACTAGCGCTACTGACAATGGTAGGTTTTAAATGGAATGCTACACCGTGGGAAATTACGGCTATATCTTTATGTATGGCTGTGCCGTTGCTCTTGGGAGGGCCGTTTGCAGGTTATTTAAGTGATCGTTTTAACCGCAAGGCGCTGATGATTGGTTCCGATCTAGCTCGTGCCGGAATCGTTGTTTGTTTGGTATTTGCAGGTTCTCTCTGGCAGGTATATGTCCTGTTGGTAGCTAAAGGGATCATGGATGTACTCTTTTCACCAGCCAAAAGCGGAAAGCTCAAGGAGCTTGTCCCTGCGGCCCAGATGGATAAAGCCATGGCGCTTAGCTCATCTATTGAACAAATAACCAAAATTGTAGGTCCTGCTCTAGGTGGACTGCTGGTTGCCGCATTTGGTATTGCCGCTTGTTATGTGATTGACTCGGCTACCTTCATTTTATCGGCGGTCATCTTAATAGGACTGCCGCGTGCGGCTGCACTGAAGAAAGATGCAGCAGAGGATAGCACAGGGGAGAATGGTGCTCGGAAGTCTTTTCGCCAAGAAATGTCGGCGGGTCTGCAGGTGATCGTGGGAATGCCTGTAGTGCTTTGCGGGATTGCTATGCTGGTGCTAGTGCTGCTAATGCTGCAAATTGGTGATTCGCAGATTGTAACGTTATTCCGGGAAATTCCGGGTGTGAACGGAGATCTGCTGGGTTGGTGTGTGGCAGCCAGTGGTCTTGGCACCTTACTGTCTGCCCTGCTTGTAAGCCGTATAGGCAGTGGTAAACATACGCTCGTCTTCATGGGATTGGGAGCTGTAATTATGGGGGTTGTTTTCTCAAGTGCAGGAATTGTAACTGCCCACGGTCAGGCTGGACTCTGGATGAACATCGCTTTGTTTGGTTCTTTTATGTTTGCTGGTGTGGGAGCAGGCCTTGCGTTTATTCCCTTCAATTCTATGCTGCAACAGCGGACCCCTGCGGAATACACGGGCCGTGTATTTGGAACTATAGGCAGTCTAACAAGTGCGGCTGTTATCTTAGGACCTGTAGCCGGTGGGGCTTTAGTTACAGCGTCAGGACCTGTCCCGGCGTTCATTCTCTCTGGTACGCTTACAGCCCTGCTTGGAGTGTTGCTGTTAATGCTGCGTGGTAAAATCGAGCGGAGAGATGAAGCGGCAATTAAACGTGAGGAAGGAATTTCAGCAACAAATAACCTAGAGCTTCTCGGACAGACCTCTCTTTAA
- a CDS encoding ABC transporter permease — MSKQKQRGFAFPTSKKLFWRRLFSHWREQSAIIRTAADWTVLLYILIPGGFLGGRLYYGFWNEALPAWSADLPFMLIPSLLVLLLCRGGLVLLLQEGDLLFLRQRQRWINTIMFRGLLYSLIVTSLKFCVAFVLLLPFLVRGYGMLSSEVWALFALTLACSWCVKLLGHIVKVQKQGWRRWLWLILAISVPCGIYFRAAAFWNNRPVFMLLIAALFAVVAVIALQRRIVMRGTFMNDVREDYKQRMKIAALLLRGVLDKPRPTRHKPWIFRKSQPLLKSKTAESRFSAAAIKALVRNPAHLKLYLSFTAVSLLAIFIIPSGFKWLGFIVLISLMTNWLLSFWSLFVGDDYIGILPFTKEQKAEAGLRAVPILLLPFSIICSALICISLYGWFGIILFIPLGYIVALFSSRIFGTFRLAK; from the coding sequence ATGAGTAAGCAGAAGCAGCGAGGGTTTGCTTTTCCTACCTCCAAAAAGCTATTCTGGCGGCGATTATTTTCTCATTGGCGTGAGCAATCTGCTATTATTCGTACGGCAGCAGATTGGACTGTGCTGTTATATATACTGATTCCCGGAGGATTTCTGGGAGGACGGTTATATTACGGGTTCTGGAATGAGGCACTGCCAGCTTGGAGTGCAGATTTGCCGTTTATGTTGATTCCTTCATTATTAGTGCTCCTGCTCTGTAGAGGTGGACTGGTGCTATTATTGCAGGAAGGGGATCTATTATTTCTAAGACAACGGCAGCGATGGATAAATACGATCATGTTTCGCGGGTTGCTGTACAGCCTGATCGTAACATCGTTGAAGTTCTGTGTAGCTTTTGTGCTGTTATTACCTTTCCTGGTTCGGGGATATGGAATGCTGTCATCCGAGGTATGGGCGCTGTTCGCTCTAACTCTGGCATGTAGCTGGTGCGTTAAATTACTTGGGCATATTGTAAAAGTACAAAAGCAAGGCTGGCGGCGCTGGCTGTGGCTGATTCTGGCCATCTCCGTTCCCTGTGGGATTTATTTCCGTGCAGCTGCGTTTTGGAACAACCGTCCAGTTTTTATGCTGCTGATTGCAGCACTCTTTGCAGTCGTAGCGGTAATCGCTCTTCAGCGGCGTATAGTGATGCGTGGGACATTCATGAACGATGTGCGTGAAGATTATAAGCAGCGGATGAAAATAGCGGCCCTATTGCTCCGCGGCGTACTGGATAAGCCACGTCCGACCCGCCATAAGCCGTGGATTTTCCGGAAATCACAGCCTTTGCTAAAATCAAAAACTGCCGAGAGCCGTTTCTCTGCGGCAGCGATTAAGGCACTTGTACGGAATCCTGCCCATTTAAAGCTCTACTTATCGTTTACTGCTGTGTCCCTTCTAGCGATATTTATCATTCCATCAGGGTTCAAATGGCTGGGTTTTATAGTTTTAATTTCCCTCATGACCAATTGGCTGTTGTCGTTCTGGTCGTTATTCGTGGGAGATGATTACATCGGAATTCTGCCGTTTACGAAAGAACAAAAAGCCGAAGCGGGGCTGCGTGCGGTCCCTATCTTACTGCTTCCTTTTTCAATCATTTGTTCTGCGCTGATCTGTATTTCCTTATATGGATGGTTTGGGATTATCCTGTTCATCCCGCTAGGTTATATCGTTGCACTGTTTAGCTCTAGAATATTTGGAACATTTCGCTTAGCGAAATAA
- a CDS encoding NAD(P)/FAD-dependent oxidoreductase, with amino-acid sequence MSNYDVIVIGGGPSGLMASVAAAEHGASVLLIDKGAKLGRKLGISGGGRCNVTNVKERDELIAHIPGNGRFLYSAFDHFNNQDIIAFFEGLGIALKEEDNGRMFPVSDKASSVVSALISKVRSLGVQIMTDSPVSRIIYNEGAVKGVQLSSGKTIACTAVIIATGGKSVPQTGSTGDGYPWAEAAGHTITELFPTEVPILSREEWIKSGELQGLSLRDVALTVWNPKGKKVISHRGDMIFTHFGLSGPIALRCSQFLRQVQRKSGTDTVEMSIDLFPDLNAQEVESMLQDKLDQEPKKAIRNSLKGLLPERLIPLLLTKAELDGDTTGHHVSKNGLLLLAGILKRMPVYVHGTRSLSEAFVTGGGVNLKEIDPKRMESKLMPGLFFCGEVLDIHGYTGGYNITAAFSTGYTAGKHAADIRLG; translated from the coding sequence CCGTTCTGCTAATCGACAAGGGAGCAAAACTAGGCCGAAAGCTCGGAATATCTGGTGGCGGACGCTGCAATGTTACCAACGTCAAGGAAAGAGACGAGCTAATCGCCCATATTCCAGGAAACGGGCGTTTTTTGTATAGTGCCTTCGACCATTTTAATAATCAGGATATCATCGCCTTTTTTGAAGGTTTAGGCATTGCATTAAAAGAAGAAGATAACGGGCGGATGTTTCCCGTTTCCGATAAGGCCTCTAGTGTCGTCTCTGCCTTAATTAGCAAAGTACGGAGTCTAGGCGTACAGATTATGACCGACAGTCCCGTCTCAAGAATAATCTATAACGAAGGGGCTGTTAAGGGAGTCCAACTGAGCTCGGGCAAGACGATCGCCTGCACTGCTGTTATCATCGCTACCGGAGGCAAGTCCGTACCACAGACCGGCTCCACGGGAGATGGTTACCCTTGGGCAGAAGCCGCAGGGCACACGATCACCGAGCTGTTCCCGACAGAGGTGCCGATTCTTTCACGGGAAGAATGGATTAAGTCCGGCGAGCTGCAAGGTCTGTCGCTACGTGATGTAGCCCTCACTGTGTGGAATCCGAAAGGAAAGAAGGTCATCTCTCATCGAGGGGATATGATATTCACCCATTTTGGATTATCAGGACCCATTGCACTGCGGTGCAGCCAATTTCTGAGACAAGTCCAACGTAAATCCGGCACAGATACGGTGGAGATGTCCATCGATCTCTTCCCTGATCTGAACGCACAGGAAGTAGAATCTATGTTGCAGGATAAGCTGGATCAGGAACCAAAGAAAGCGATCCGCAATTCGCTGAAAGGACTGTTGCCAGAACGTCTCATCCCCCTCTTGCTGACTAAAGCTGAATTAGATGGGGATACAACCGGTCATCACGTCTCCAAGAATGGATTGCTTCTATTGGCTGGGATTTTGAAACGCATGCCGGTTTATGTGCATGGCACCCGGTCCCTATCCGAGGCCTTTGTTACCGGCGGTGGGGTAAATCTGAAGGAGATCGATCCCAAAAGAATGGAATCGAAGCTTATGCCGGGGTTATTCTTCTGCGGCGAGGTACTCGATATCCATGGCTATACAGGAGGCTACAATATAACAGCGGCCTTCTCAACAGGATATACAGCAGGCAAACACGCCGCTGACATTCGACTGGGATAA
- a CDS encoding ABC transporter ATP-binding protein: protein MENVEITGDTESDEEIVLDVEIDEAGYEAGAPCIFDISFQVRRGQLLGLIGPNGAGKSTTIKTLLGLLKNTKAKVSFNGVNKSYAYVPEQPVFYEDLTLWEHLDLAAAAYGLKYEQFQETAERLLKQFGMNHVRDDLPAGFSKGMKQKMMLMLGFLVQPDVYIVDEPFIGLDPRATKDFLRLLEAERQRGAGVLMSTHVLDTAEKICDDFVLISGGRVAAAGTLEDIRDYAGLPEASLFDCFDELT from the coding sequence ATGGAGAATGTAGAAATAACAGGGGATACCGAGAGCGACGAAGAGATTGTACTCGATGTTGAGATCGATGAAGCAGGCTATGAAGCAGGTGCCCCATGCATATTCGATATTTCATTTCAGGTGCGGCGTGGACAGCTGCTCGGACTGATCGGACCAAATGGTGCGGGAAAAAGTACTACAATCAAAACATTGCTCGGTTTGCTTAAGAATACCAAAGCTAAGGTCTCCTTTAATGGAGTTAATAAGTCCTATGCTTATGTACCGGAGCAGCCAGTGTTTTATGAGGATCTGACCTTATGGGAGCACTTAGATTTGGCTGCTGCTGCTTATGGACTAAAATATGAGCAGTTTCAAGAAACGGCGGAGAGATTACTGAAGCAGTTCGGTATGAATCATGTCCGTGATGATCTTCCAGCTGGCTTCTCTAAGGGTATGAAACAGAAAATGATGCTGATGCTGGGCTTTTTGGTACAGCCGGATGTTTATATTGTGGACGAGCCTTTTATCGGCTTGGATCCTCGGGCCACTAAAGATTTCCTGCGACTGCTGGAAGCGGAGCGGCAGCGCGGAGCTGGTGTATTAATGTCTACGCATGTATTGGATACTGCTGAGAAAATTTGCGATGATTTTGTGCTGATCTCGGGTGGCAGGGTTGCCGCTGCAGGAACGCTTGAAGATATACGTGATTATGCTGGGCTGCCGGAGGCGTCGTTGTTTGATTGCTTCGACGAACTGACATGA